The genomic region CCTGCTGGCCCATGACCCGTCGCCTGCCTGGCCCCATCTAGACGGTCCACTCAAAGCAGCCTCTGCGATGTGTCTGCATGTCCCTCACTCTACGGATGGACTGGATCTGGGGATGGTGGGCGCCCCACTCGTTCCAGTGCTTGAAGACACCGCACTCGAACACGTACTGGTAGCCACGGTAACCGGGGTACTGGTAGCCAACCCAACTGTCATCCAGAGAAACAGAcggagataatgagagagagaaatggaagttAACATCTTAAATCAAATGgatgtgtagatggatggattgattgattgataagtTAATATGCCAACTCACGTTCCACCAGTGACCTGGATGCTGGCCACACGGTCCTGGAAGCCGTAGGACCACAGACTGGGGATATCCTCATCACACACCTCCATCTTACGGCCCTCAAAGTTATTACACTCAAACAGGCAGATCTTGTGGTCCTGGGTGTCCTGTaggcagagaagaacagagggagggatatcAGCAATAGAGTTTACCACCTATTCACCAACATCCCTCAGACGAGGAGGGGAAGCCACTTAGACTAGAGTATCCAtgtagtggatggatggatggacagactaACCATGCGAACGGGCCTGACGGACATGAAGCGGTCACACCTGTAGCTGTTGCTCCAGGTATCCCAGCGGGGGTACTCTCCCTTCTCCAGCATGAACATTTCTCCACTCAGGTTCTGCTGCTCATAGCCCACCCAGCTGTATGGGGACATTATATAAGTGTTACAGCACAACTATAACACACTTATAATGAATTAACACAACTCTCTTTTCACCATAATCAGAAGCCTTGAGGCTAGGTACAGCTAAGTGATTAGAAGGTTCCTAGGTGACACCATGTTAGATGTCACATGTTCATCGCAAAAGTCATGTATCATTGGAAATTGCATGTTGTAAATGAACTATGTATCTGGTATCCCATTGAACTGAGATAACGTTAGTATTAGTAGGTTTTATTGGTTTCTCTCAGTCATAGACTGAATTGTAAACCAATTTACAATCATAACATCAATCACATAATTATCAAATAGTTTAGGATTGTACTATCAAAACACTTAAtataataaaatgtaaaaaatatgtaatatatacaaaacaacaatacTATGACAACAAGGTTTGGGGTGGCAGCTTTAGAAAAGGCATCTTCAGAGTTCAGAGGCATTTCTAAGGCCCCTGGGCTATATGGTGTGTGCATTGATCAGTTTAGTGAAGTATGGAATGGGAGAGTTCTGATAGCggcctgtgtgtgttatgggaGTGTTCAGTTTGTGGCTGTTGCGCGTTGCCTGTCCAGTAATCTAAGGTCTGGTAGGGGGGAGCCAGTCTGCAAACTGGGAGTTCTGTGGGGATTTAGCAAATGTCAGGCAGATCTGCTCCCGTCTGCTGTCGAAGGACATGATTCCGAGGGTTTTGAGGGCTTCCCAGTAGCTGGTGTACGACCCGCTCAGAATTATTCTGCAAGCATTCTTCTGGACACTCTCCAGCTGACAACTTCATTCTAATGGCTCGAATAATATGAATCCCtatgaatgtttttttttaaaatcttCTATGTAAACAGATGACGTTAGATATGACGTACGGTCCACACTCCACCCTGATGGAGCCGATCCTCTCAAAGCCCTTCTCACACAGGTTACGGCACTCAGTGATGCACTCCATCATACGACCCTGGAAGTTCTCAAACTCAAACAGGTACATCTGTAAAGATAGTGAATACCACATTATGGTAATTTACCGTAATAAGCTATAATATAATACTGTTAATGATTTGATATGGAGATCTTTGATCAAGATGGCGGTCTTGGGCATTTAAAACAACTGGAAATGCTGTATCTTCGCTAAAGATGATTAGTTATGATAAGTAGTTTGTTAAAAAAGTGTGTGTTGACCTACTTTGTGGGCACGCAGTCCCATGGCTGGGTGGCTCCCAATGCTGCCCTGGGCTCCGGAGTGGGACATGGTTGAATCTGTGGCCaaacaggaagagagtgagagggagggagagaaataaagagggagagaggttaaaGCCTAGCCTCTTGGAAAAACAGCTTCCTTTGACCTTCATATTGTGACactcattttagtcatttagcagacatttttaTCCAGGGCAActagggttaagtgctttgctcaagggaacatcaacagatttttttcACCTCGTTGGCTCagagattcaaaccagcgaccttttagTTAATGGCCCAACACCCTTAAACACTAAGCTACCTGCAGCCCATGCCCCAGCTGTGTATCTATTCAACAGCCCCCCGAGCCCCCCAAGAGTCATATCTGTTCCGCTAAATAGATCAAAGAAATGTTTCTCACCGGTTCCAGAtacaaaagagaaaaaaagaccAACAGTAGTTCGTGTTCAACTCAATGACTATAAACAGATTTCAATATTCGTCTTTTGGAAAAATTCCATATCAAAACCCACTTATTCACCCAAACTATTAATGAGAACATAATCTACTTGTATCTAGTCACTCAAGGTCTTAATCTAGACTGGATTTGATGCTTTTTCCTCTCTCATTAACTCTACCCCAAAACACACCTTTTGATGTTGAAGCCTGTTCTAAGAGACTTGCCTGTGCAATTTACCCCCACTAAATATTCCATAAAGAGCAATTCCCCTGTGAAAAAATAAAATCTCCAAAGATTTTTAAACAACATGCTCAAACATATTTTTCTTACAATTACTACATTTAGTGACACTGAGCACACTTTCATCTGCCAGATGCAGGTAGGCCTGTCATGTAGTATTACTGAGCTGAGAGAAGATCACAGTTAAACATGGGCTCATCTCTCTCACCGCCATTTCCCATTAAATAAACCACGGAACAGACAGAATGTCAAAGTAATGCAAAACATCACTCTCTTGATATAAGACAAAAGAACATCCCAGAGTTAATTGAAGTCAAAAGCTTCAATTTGACAGTTCTTGATTTAGGTTATGGGACGAAGAGACCACACCTTtgccccccatctctctcgctcacaACCCCCTTCCCTGAGTGTGAATCTCACCAAGCGGCTGGTTGTCAGGTACAAGGGAGGAACGGACGTCCAGAAAGATAAGCCTAAGAGTTGGAATCAAGCCCCCAGAGTAGggatatatatacatttacatccCATTGGATGAGCATGGTTTTCTATTGGGGGGGTCAGGGGTCATATATGCTGATCTCCACTAAACCATGCTGAGTCGGCTGCTCGCTTTGTTGTCCTGCGCTGTGTGGTGgatctctcgctgtctcgctctctctagcAGAGCAAGCAATGTGCTGACCTATTGTGTGTAGTGCGAATAGGCGTGCCGGCTACTGTTCAGTTGGAACTGGCACGCAGGGAGGcaggtatgcacacacacagtttggTGTTTGCTAGGTTTTGTTTTGTTGCTATAGCATGGGACACCTCAATGTACAGTAGTGTCTGTCAGACTGCCAACATCTAGTATAGTGAGAGGAACACAGCAAAAGGACTTGGCACCCATGTCATTTTACAATACAAGAATGGTTTACAGTGAAACAGTCAGAACATGACATAGCTAGATATTCTCTGCCTGGCCtaagaaatgcattgaat from Oncorhynchus keta strain PuntledgeMale-10-30-2019 chromosome 18, Oket_V2, whole genome shotgun sequence harbors:
- the LOC118396962 gene encoding beta-crystallin B3-like isoform X1 — translated: MYIYPYSGGLIPTLRLIFLDVRSSLVPDNQPLDSTMSHSGAQGSIGSHPAMGLRAHKMYLFEFENFQGRMMECITECRNLCEKGFERIGSIRVECGPWVGYEQQNLSGEMFMLEKGEYPRWDTWSNSYRCDRFMSVRPVRMDTQDHKICLFECNNFEGRKMEVCDEDIPSLWSYGFQDRVASIQVTGGTWVGYQYPGYRGYQYVFECGVFKHWNEWGAHHPQIQSIRRVRDMQTHRRGCFEWTV
- the LOC118396962 gene encoding beta-crystallin B1-like isoform X2, with amino-acid sequence MGGKDSTMSHSGAQGSIGSHPAMGLRAHKMYLFEFENFQGRMMECITECRNLCEKGFERIGSIRVECGPWVGYEQQNLSGEMFMLEKGEYPRWDTWSNSYRCDRFMSVRPVRMDTQDHKICLFECNNFEGRKMEVCDEDIPSLWSYGFQDRVASIQVTGGTWVGYQYPGYRGYQYVFECGVFKHWNEWGAHHPQIQSIRRVRDMQTHRRGCFEWTV